A stretch of the Corynebacterium maris DSM 45190 genome encodes the following:
- a CDS encoding GTP pyrophosphokinase — MPEPTSDATQSISLLGSRYHEWLRAHPTAAQDFADAIEDLLSDAGVTFDRVSARAKSWRSLKAKARKKRSDGSLVYPNPLADIHDIIGVRVTVFHSTEIPVTLDALGESFSVLRSVDKAAETRIAGGFGYGSHHLVLEVTDDFEDLAEYAGLHFEVQVRTVLQHAWAEFEHDIRYKRGSTPLDPQVDRAFTLAAGLIELADQQFDQIAALKSPKGSGDGPGDVTLSAETLPGILAVLVGNRFPPSRSEHYPWLEELLTANGVTTVAQLTELLDDDDIAALNKALTYRFRPGQVRLIDDLLLRRFGELHVERTGDTGTRAGQRPRRLAARLKALRQAGVMPEVGE, encoded by the coding sequence ATGCCCGAACCAACCTCTGACGCCACCCAGTCCATCAGTCTGCTGGGCAGCCGCTACCACGAGTGGTTGCGCGCCCATCCGACTGCCGCGCAAGATTTCGCCGACGCCATCGAGGACCTCCTCTCCGACGCCGGCGTCACTTTCGACCGCGTCTCCGCCCGGGCCAAGTCATGGCGCTCATTGAAGGCCAAGGCCCGCAAAAAGCGGTCCGACGGCTCCCTGGTGTACCCGAACCCGCTGGCCGACATCCACGACATCATCGGCGTGCGGGTCACCGTGTTCCACTCCACCGAGATTCCGGTGACGCTGGACGCCTTAGGGGAGTCTTTCTCTGTTCTGCGCAGTGTGGACAAGGCCGCGGAAACCCGCATCGCCGGCGGCTTCGGGTATGGCTCGCACCACCTGGTGCTGGAAGTCACAGACGATTTCGAGGACCTGGCCGAATACGCGGGCCTGCACTTCGAGGTGCAGGTGCGCACCGTGCTGCAGCACGCGTGGGCCGAGTTCGAGCACGACATCCGCTACAAGCGCGGCTCTACGCCGCTGGATCCGCAGGTCGACCGCGCCTTCACCTTGGCTGCGGGGTTGATTGAGCTGGCGGACCAGCAATTCGACCAGATCGCCGCGTTGAAAAGCCCCAAAGGCAGCGGCGACGGCCCCGGGGACGTGACGCTGTCGGCGGAGACCCTGCCCGGCATCCTGGCGGTGTTGGTGGGCAACCGGTTCCCGCCGTCACGCTCCGAGCACTACCCGTGGCTGGAGGAGCTGCTGACCGCCAACGGCGTCACGACGGTGGCGCAGTTGACGGAGCTGCTCGACGACGACGACATCGCCGCGTTGAACAAGGCGTTGACCTACCGTTTCCGCCCCGGTCAGGTCAGGCTCATCGACGATCTCCTGCTGCGCCGCTTCGGTGAGCTGCACGTGGAGCGCACCGGTGACACCGGCACCCGCGCAGGACAGCGGCCGCGGCGGTTGGCGGCGCGGCTGAAGGCGCTGCGCCAGGCGGGGGTCATGCCGGAGGTCGGGGAATAA
- a CDS encoding Atu2307/SP_0267 family LLM class monooxygenase has protein sequence MTQLIDPHAIEFGLDTFGDVQSDTDGNLLPHGQVIRNVVDEAVLADEVGIDVFGIGEHHREDYAVPSPDMLLANIAARTDNIKLTTSVIVLSSDDPVRVFERFSSLQALSNGRAEMTLGRGSFTESFPLFGYDLRDYEALFEEKLDLMAHILEADRTGGSVTWSGSTRAGLKDQKLYPPTETPLKAWVAVGGSPESVVRAARHKMPLMLAIIGGAPRRFRPFVDLYERANEQLGNERLPVGAHFYGFVAETDEEAQEKMYPYWDAVQRLVGKDRGWPAPTKHKFLHEVDRGAMHLGSVETVAQKTARSIRQLGLDRFVFKYSNGPIPHEYSMESIRLIGEQVIPRVREILAEEQ, from the coding sequence ATGACCCAGCTCATCGACCCGCACGCCATTGAATTCGGCCTCGACACCTTCGGCGACGTCCAATCCGATACCGACGGCAACCTGCTGCCCCACGGCCAGGTCATCCGCAACGTCGTCGACGAAGCGGTGCTCGCCGACGAGGTCGGCATCGACGTCTTCGGCATCGGCGAACACCACCGCGAGGACTACGCCGTGCCCTCGCCCGACATGCTGCTGGCCAACATCGCGGCCCGCACCGACAACATCAAGCTCACGACCTCTGTCATCGTGTTGTCCTCCGACGACCCGGTCCGCGTCTTCGAACGTTTCTCCTCCCTGCAGGCGCTGTCGAACGGGCGCGCGGAAATGACCCTGGGGCGCGGTTCCTTCACCGAGTCCTTCCCGCTCTTCGGCTACGACCTGCGCGACTACGAGGCGCTCTTCGAGGAGAAACTCGACCTCATGGCACACATCCTCGAAGCCGACCGCACCGGGGGATCTGTCACCTGGTCCGGCTCCACGCGCGCGGGACTGAAGGACCAAAAGCTCTACCCGCCGACCGAAACCCCGCTGAAAGCCTGGGTGGCGGTCGGCGGATCCCCGGAGTCCGTGGTGCGTGCCGCCCGGCACAAGATGCCGCTGATGCTGGCCATCATCGGCGGCGCCCCGCGCCGCTTCCGCCCCTTCGTCGACCTCTACGAACGCGCGAATGAGCAGCTCGGCAACGAACGACTGCCCGTGGGCGCCCACTTCTACGGCTTCGTCGCAGAAACCGACGAGGAGGCCCAAGAAAAGATGTACCCGTACTGGGACGCGGTGCAGCGGCTCGTCGGCAAGGACCGCGGCTGGCCGGCGCCGACCAAACACAAGTTCCTGCATGAGGTGGACCGCGGAGCCATGCACCTGGGTTCGGTGGAGACCGTCGCCCAGAAAACCGCCCGTTCCATCCGGCAGCTCGGTCTGGACCGTTTCGTGTTCAAGTACTCCAACGGCCCGATCCCGCACGAGTACTCCATGGAGTCGATCCGCCTGATCGGCGAGCAAGTCATCCCACGCGTGCGCGAGATCCTCGCCGAGGAGCAGTAG